TTACTTATCTTCTTAGATCAACCTCAGTTACCAAATTCATCACACCCAAACCTATGTCACAGCTGCATCAGTTTATCTACAATTGAGGTTAATAACAATATCAGCATCAGTAACAGCTGCATTGCATTCTCATTGTCCATCCAGTGCAAAAGTGGATATCAATTAAATCTCATTTTCTCTGCCTTTGAGTTCAAACATAGGTTACACATTATCTGCATTGATTAACTGTTTGATTACCCTACCAGTCAATTGATAATTTAGTTGTAATTCAACTTAAAGTATTAATAGTAGATATACAAAGTGTCCACCCAAAACAGATAGTAATTAGTTTTAAACCTGATAACATGTATATTTATACCAAGCGGCATGCATTTATGCACTTTCAAGTTgctctttttatataatacTTTCCCATCTTGCTCCTTCAGCCACTCCAAGGGTGTGTTCTAGAAACAAATGCTCAACTCTTGGGTCTCCAATTCTAAAATATTGCAGACCTGATGAACTTCACTATTTTACCACCTCTATCCTCAGACTTCTCCAAATCATTCAGAGCTAAATTCCAATCTCTCTCGCTTCATTTCAAAATAGATCAAAAGTCCCTCGCTATGGTGCAAGAGCCCTTCTTATATACACCAACTTTGTAAGTAggttacttttttattttgaactaATGGCTTCAGAAGAAAACCTGAGGGTTTGATTTACATTCACTGAAAGGTAATGAGAGAAGTTTAAATCATGGTGGAAACACttacaaatgaaaattacTGAAAGTTTGAAGTTATATTCACTGTTGTAAGAGTGGGCCTCTAATTAAAACATTCTTTAGAAATTCTTCTATTGTGCAATCATTTTATACTTGGTGATTTGCAATTTTATACCCACATGCATTACAATATAAGCAATCTCAAGACATACCAATCAATTTAGACAATAAGTTTCATATCTACCAATACGAGTACATACCCATCAAGCAAAGAACACTCAAAAACACCAAATCAAAAACCCCAAATAGCTGTTTACCCAGGAGCATGAAAACACCcagagaagaagcaaaaacccaaaatcccaTTAGACCAAACCATTCCAAATGAAAACAGAGAGACACCCAACCAGAGCAATTGAAGTACTTCCCAACAAAAACATGGCATGCCCACCAAATAAAACCAGCAAATAagaacccaaaataaaaactttgcaCTCGAATTTGTCTTTTTACCTCAAGAGCTCTGTCATAACGCTTGTACTTCCTCAACTCTTTGACCACCCTACAAAGCTCCCACTTGGTGAGCTTCCTACCCTCCTTCTCCCACTGGTTCAACACGTCAGCAGAGCGCACTTCAGGGTCATCCGTGAGCGATATTTTCCGATATATCGCGTTCCATTTGACCATGGGTCTTCTCTCGTAGTCCACAGTGCCATAGTTGTGGACTTGGGATATGGAGCAGGAGATGGAGGGGAGTCTTTGGAAATTTATGGAACTTGGGAGGGGCAAAGTTGGAATTTTGCATGGGAGGAGAGTGGAGTAGGAGAGGGATGAGGAGAGAGGgaggttgtggtggtggtggtgcacAGAAGTTTGGAGAGGCATTTTGTGTTGGTGGAGGGTTTATTGGAGGGTTAAGAATGCAGCAATGAAAATGGGAAGTgtgggtttggtttggtaaCAGAGATGACTCTGTGCTGGAAGATAAAGTTCGTGAAATTACTTCAAGGCCCTATTGTTATTGTGAagtattttcccttttctcttgTATTCTTTTACATACATCTGTCCTTTTTGAAGACagatatagtttttttttcaatttgtaaTTGTTTTGTGAATTTATTTAGTTCATTTATAGTTAAGTAGTAGAGCAAATAACAAAGCTAAGTCTGACTTGTGCACCAAATTAGGAGTTTCGagcataaaaaattgaatatcgATCATTCCAAATTAACAGTCCAGTTTGATTTTAGCATTGTTTTCAGtcatgattatttttttgaggTTAAATTACTCATGATCTAAATGTCACTAGACCAACACCAAGTTAGTAATCTCCAGTCTCTTAGATACAATAAAGATCTaactataaaaacaaaaattcagaaattggCTAATTCACAAATTCAGAagctacaaaaacaaaaaaaaaacaaaaaattctcaaattcaTAAATCCATAAAATTATCACACTGCATCAGATAATTTGGGCTCACTAGTTGGTCTGAGTGGAACTAATTCACCAGCAGCGCAAGCCTCTTCCTCAACAAAAAGATCATCTCTCACCCTCAAAACTGCATGAACCAAAACAACTGGCGTCCCACAACCTAAAGTCAGAAACAGATGAAGGGCTGCACGGGTAAGTATGAGCTCAACCATGGTCACAATGGCCAACAAGGCCAGGACCAGTCTTCTATCAATGATCTTCTGCAGCACAACAGAATTAGGTACTACCCTTAATAGCACAAGGTACAAGCAGGTCACAGCAGTCATTGCCaccaagaaaattaaggaaacTTTGCGCTTAGGCAGAAGGGTTATGGAGAGTATGGTCCATATGAAGAGTATGTAGTACAATCGGAAATAGCCCAAGTTTCGGATGATACGAACCGCGGCAGCTTCGGGGGTTGCGGGGATGTTGAAGGGGAAGAGGAGCTTGAAGTCGTTGCGGGTTTTTCTGGTTGTGTCTTTTGGTTCATGGGGATGAGGAGTTGTTGGAAGTGTTGATGTTGAGGTGGTGGATGGCCTTTGCATGGTGCCATAGCTAGCCATATGGTgtataataatttgaattgaaGGTTTTGGAAAGAAGTAGTTGTTGATGTTTTTGGATCGGATGTTCTGTGatatataagaaaatattatGCATTGAATTAATTGTTACATGAAGATGATAAGAAGAAGTGACTCCAGCTACTTTTGAACAGGACGACGACTTGACTTTTCTCCAAATTTGACTAGAAAACTGAGCCCAAATAAGGCTCTGATTCGAGTATAATGCTGTTTTGTCCCAAAACGATATCAAATGAACTCTCGGAcctttttttccctaattttccATGAATTATACAAAACTGGTCAATTTACTCTCGGATGGCAACCACCTAAGACGTCGTCAAATAAAGTCGTGTTGGTAGATTGACCAGTTTTACTGAAAAATGGTATGATTACCCTTCTCATTTTGTTGGCCAAAACAAAAGGTTACGATTTTCCAACAGGAACTGGCAGCAAGAAAATCTTCAGGATCCTTGACAGAGTCTTCGTTTGTTGTCATAGAATGTCAAGTTGATCCCCGCGGGGACGCTGAAATCTTCACTTGGTTTCTTATGCTGCTTTTTGTCAGTCTCAATCGTTACGTAAATGAAAGGTCAGAATTGAATTTCGAACTGGAGATTTTCAAGCCACAATAATATCTTTAGACTTAGAATTTTCTTTCACGTACACTTGGCCAAGGCAAATGCTTTACATGACTGTATATTATCAAAGAAAGTAGTGTGCAATATGtaagaaaatctgttcacgTTGGCTAAGGAAATCCAACTATAAAATCTGTTAACTAATCTGTGCCTAATTCCCATTTCACAAGGGAAAAGGGTGATCAGTGCCCCAATATTATGTAAACAAGTTCCTACAACACTTGCGTGAAACAAGACAGCAAGCTTTGTCCCTGTTCATACTCAAATCAAGGTTAAATTTAACACATTGCATTAGGTCAGAAATAAGAATATGTTTTACTGATATATGGCTACACTGTTTGTCAGGCAAGCAAATATTAGAAGACAAATTAACGAGCACTTCTAATTCTCAAATTTCCTTTCCCACTCAGGTGTAGATACTGAATTTGTTCTATGGCATATTTTTGGAGCTGTATTTCATTCTAATAAGAAACAGGATTCTTGTCATCAGGCTCGAAGGTTTTCTTGATAAGTATAAGTTTGTCGAGGGGCCATGGCTGCCAAAGGATCATATCTGAAATGCAAGATATCTGTTATTAAATCAGAGTTAAATTTAAAGGAGACCATGATTCATCTTCACAAAAGTTTCAACACACACTACGCTTACCACATCAAAGTCACGAGCAGCCTGGCCAATTTCTACGCATGACATCTTTGTTTCTTACATTTCCATGAATATAAATCTTGGGCTCTTTAACCTGGAGCAAGGATGAAGTGGTTAGCATCTGGTTTTGATACAAACATGCAACAACTTGGGTGAAATTATATCGATTTTGTACCAGTAAAATAGGTGGGAAGCCAGTTCTTAAACGAACccgtgagaaaccattttcaGCTAATAGACACTTAAATCCATTGATGGCAGGATGCTCACTGTTATATATGAAAGGAATGAAATCAGACACACCATGAGTGAGCACATCAACAC
Above is a window of Prunus persica cultivar Lovell chromosome G2, Prunus_persica_NCBIv2, whole genome shotgun sequence DNA encoding:
- the LOC18785523 gene encoding PRA1 family protein F2 → MASYGTMQRPSTTSTSTLPTTPHPHEPKDTTRKTRNDFKLLFPFNIPATPEAAAVRIIRNLGYFRLYYILFIWTILSITLLPKRKVSLIFLVAMTAVTCLYLVLLRVVPNSVVLQKIIDRRLVLALLAIVTMVELILTRAALHLFLTLGCGTPVVLVHAVLRVRDDLFVEEEACAAGELVPLRPTSEPKLSDAV